From Prionailurus bengalensis isolate Pbe53 chromosome F2, Fcat_Pben_1.1_paternal_pri, whole genome shotgun sequence, one genomic window encodes:
- the ARC gene encoding activity-regulated cytoskeleton-associated protein, producing the protein MELDHMTSGGLHAYPGPRGGPAAKPNVILQIGKCRAEMLEHVRRTHRHLLTEVSKQVERELKGLHRSVGKLESNLDGYVPTGDSQRWKKSIKACLCRCQETIANLERWVKREMHVWREVFYRLERWADRLESMGGKYPVGGEPARHTVSVGVGGPESYCHDADGYDYTVSPYAITPPPAAGELPGQEPAEAQQYPPWAPGEDGQPGPGVDTQIFEDPREFLSHLEEYLRQVGGSEEYWLSQIQNHMNGPAKKWWEFKQGSVKNWVEFKKEFLQYSEGTLSREAIQRELDLPQKQGEPLDQFLWRKRDLYQTLYVDAEEEEIIQYVVGTLQPKLKRFLRHPLPKTLEQLIQRGKEVQDGLDQASEPAGPQLPAEEEAEALTPALTSESVASDRTQPE; encoded by the coding sequence ATGGAGCTGGACCACATGACGAGCGGCGGCCTCCACGCCTACCCCGGGCCGCGGGGCGGGCCGGCCGCCAAGCCCAACGTGATCCTGCAGATCGGTAAGTGCCGGGCCGAGATGCTGGAGCACGTGCGGAGGACCCACCGGCACCTGCTGACCGAGGTGTCCAAGCAGGTGGAGCGGGAGCTGAAGGGGCTGCACAGGTCGGTGGGTAAGCTGGAGAGCAACCTGGACGGCTACGTGCCCACCGGCGACTCGCAGCGCTGGAAGAAGTCCATCAAGGCCTGCCTGTGCCGCTGCCAGGAGACCATCGCCAACCTGGAGCGCTGGGTCAAGCGCGAGATGCACGTGTGGCGGGAGGTCTTCTACCGGCTGGAGAGGTGGGCCGACCGCCTGGAGTCCATGGGCGGCAAGTACCCCGTGGGCGGCGAGCCGGCCCGCCACACCGTGTCCGTGGGCGTCGGGGGTCCCGAGAGCTACTGCCACGACGCCGATGGGTACGACTACACGGTCAGCCCCTACGCCatcaccccgccccccgccgccggcGAGCTGCCCGGGCAGGAGCCCGCCGAGGCCCAGCAGTACCCGCCCTGGGCGCCCGGCGAGGACGGGCAGCCCGGGCCCGGCGTGGACACGCAGATCTTCGAGGACCCGAGGGAGTTCCTCAGCCACCTGGAGGAGTACCTGCGGCAGGTGGGCGGCTCCGAGGAGTACTGGCTGTCCCAAATCCAGAACCACATGAACGGGCCGGCCAAGAAGTGGTGGGAGTTCAAGCAGGGCTCGGTGAAGAACTGGGTGGAGTTCAAGAAGGAATTCCTGCAGTACAGCGAGGGCACGCTGTCCCGCGAGGCCATCCAGCGCGAGCTGGACCTGCCCCAGAAGCAGGGGGAGCCGCTGGACCAGTTCCTGTGGCGCAAGCGGGACCTGTACCAGACGCTGTACGTGGACGCCGAGGAGGAGGAGATCATCCAGTACGTGGTGGGCACCCTGCAGCCCAAGCTGAAGCGCTTCCTGCGGCACCCGCTGCCCAAGACCCTGGAGCAGCTCATCCAGAGGGGCAAGGAGGTGCAGGATGGCCTGGACCAGGCCTCCGAGCCCGCCGGCCCCCAGCTGCCCGCCGAGGAGGAGGCCGAGGCCCTCACGCCGGCCCTCACCAGCGAGTCTGTGGCCAGCGACCGGACCCAGCCCGAATAG